A portion of the Parasedimentitalea marina genome contains these proteins:
- a CDS encoding ABC transporter permease, whose translation MFSYCSDPSVLEGFQWLSCYLTTGKHASFYMSFGTVLLLLAITAPTAMLFGFGGAMAARARFAPLSWLGKGYIAIVRGVPDIAFFLFFVIALDQGIEWLRHQVKCPDWDQPIRQGSDFVVCTIAKMPLGTSPQWMHETYGFTLAVLTFAIVFGAFAANVLFGAMRAVPHAQIETAESYGMTHRQTFWRILVPQMWVYALPGLSNLWMVLIKATPLLFLLGVEDIVYWARELGGSKTAKFTAYPHDDWRMWYFLGLLVFYLAFTKVSEVFLDRLTNRLSHGQATVGGAAQRKAS comes from the coding sequence ATTTTCTCTTATTGCTCTGACCCCTCAGTGTTGGAAGGTTTCCAATGGCTGTCGTGTTACCTGACCACAGGGAAACATGCGTCCTTCTATATGTCTTTTGGAACGGTCCTGTTGTTGCTGGCGATCACCGCCCCCACTGCGATGCTTTTTGGCTTTGGTGGGGCCATGGCGGCGCGTGCCCGATTTGCACCGCTAAGCTGGCTGGGCAAAGGCTATATCGCCATCGTCCGCGGCGTACCGGACATTGCGTTCTTCCTGTTCTTTGTGATTGCGTTGGATCAGGGTATTGAGTGGCTGCGCCATCAGGTCAAATGCCCGGATTGGGATCAACCCATTCGCCAGGGCAGCGATTTTGTCGTTTGCACTATAGCAAAAATGCCTCTGGGCACTTCACCACAATGGATGCACGAAACATACGGCTTCACGCTGGCGGTGCTGACCTTTGCCATCGTGTTTGGTGCCTTTGCTGCCAATGTTTTGTTCGGGGCCATGCGCGCTGTGCCCCATGCACAGATCGAAACCGCCGAGTCCTATGGCATGACCCATCGCCAAACATTCTGGCGTATTCTGGTGCCGCAGATGTGGGTCTACGCCCTGCCCGGCCTCTCCAACCTTTGGATGGTTCTTATCAAGGCCACACCACTGCTGTTCTTGCTGGGAGTCGAAGACATCGTCTATTGGGCCCGTGAGCTGGGAGGCAGCAAAACCGCCAAGTTCACCGCCTATCCGCATGACGACTGGCGCATGTGGTATTTCCTGGGGTTGCTGGTGTTCTATCTGGCCTTCACCAAAGTGTCCGAAGTGTTTCTTGACCGGCTCACGAACCGATTGTCGCATGGTCAAGCCACCGTGGGTGGTGCAGCACAAAGGAAAGCGTCATGA
- a CDS encoding transporter substrate-binding domain-containing protein, whose protein sequence is MKSLFLGTAVLALSASFAMADTVRLGTEGAYPPYNFINDAGEVDGFERELGDELCKRAELTCEWVTNDWDSIIPNLVSGNYDAIIAGMSITAEREEVVDFTQGYTPPSPSAYAALSADVDLTGGIIAAQTATIQSNHVVDSGATLVEYPTPDETIAAVKAGEADAVIADKDYLEPVVEESDLMFVGEDVALGGGIGMAFRESDSELRGKFDAAISSMKEDGTLNTLISKWEVGGTW, encoded by the coding sequence ATGAAATCACTATTTTTGGGCACCGCTGTTCTGGCCCTGAGCGCCAGCTTTGCAATGGCCGATACCGTCCGTCTGGGCACCGAGGGTGCTTACCCTCCATATAACTTCATCAACGATGCCGGCGAAGTCGACGGTTTCGAGCGCGAGCTGGGTGACGAACTGTGTAAACGCGCTGAGCTGACTTGCGAATGGGTCACCAATGACTGGGATTCGATCATCCCCAACCTGGTGTCCGGCAACTACGATGCCATTATCGCTGGCATGTCCATTACAGCCGAACGTGAGGAAGTTGTCGACTTCACTCAGGGCTACACCCCACCCTCGCCATCGGCCTACGCAGCACTGTCTGCTGACGTTGACCTGACTGGCGGCATTATTGCGGCTCAGACGGCGACAATTCAATCCAACCACGTGGTTGATTCTGGTGCTACTCTGGTTGAATACCCCACCCCGGACGAAACCATCGCTGCCGTCAAAGCAGGCGAAGCAGACGCTGTCATCGCTGACAAGGACTATCTGGAGCCCGTAGTCGAAGAATCGGATCTGATGTTCGTCGGCGAAGATGTTGCTCTGGGTGGCGGCATCGGCATGGCGTTCCGTGAAAGCGATAGCGAGCTGCGCGGCAAGTTTGATGCTGCGATTTCCTCGATGAAAGAGGATGGCACACTGAACACGCTGATCTCTAAGTGGGAAGTTGGCGGCACCTGGTAA
- a CDS encoding glutamine synthetase family protein, with protein sequence MDLSGLSTIRIAACDLNGQMRGKRMPAAAATKLKDGGARMPLSALNLDLWGSDIDNSPLVFETGDADGILQPTNRDPVPMPWLSSPSALVPMTLHHEDGAPFLGDPRHVLETVLKRYSDRGWTVMAATEMEFNLVDASGPQPAPPINPLTGRVLDSHAIISLAELDAFDAFFTDLYEASAAMDIPAQTAISEGGLGQFEINLNHQDVLRAADDAWLFKTMVRGIARKHGFAATFMAKPYADEAGNGMHVHFSVVDQDGINVFDDGGEAGSDLLQHAVAGCLAAMPASTLIFAPHGNSYDRLVPGAHAPTGAAWGYENRTTAIRIPGGPSKARRVEHRVAGGDVNPYLMLATVLGAAMVGIEDKMVPPAPIQGNAYEATDLPQLSADWGAAIDAFEADPLIARILPPMAIQNLVMTKRQELALFEQRPADTHWLSLLETV encoded by the coding sequence ATGGATCTGTCTGGTCTCAGCACCATCCGAATTGCCGCATGTGATCTGAATGGTCAGATGCGGGGCAAACGTATGCCCGCCGCGGCAGCCACCAAGCTAAAGGATGGCGGTGCACGGATGCCGCTGTCGGCCCTGAACCTGGATCTGTGGGGCAGCGACATCGACAACAGCCCGCTGGTGTTTGAAACCGGAGATGCCGATGGCATTCTGCAGCCCACCAACCGTGACCCAGTGCCGATGCCCTGGCTCTCCAGCCCGTCTGCCCTGGTGCCGATGACCCTGCATCACGAAGACGGCGCACCGTTTCTGGGCGATCCGCGCCACGTGTTGGAAACAGTTCTGAAACGCTATAGCGATCGCGGTTGGACTGTGATGGCCGCCACCGAAATGGAGTTCAACCTGGTAGACGCCAGTGGCCCGCAACCCGCCCCCCCCATAAACCCGCTGACGGGGCGGGTTTTGGACAGTCATGCCATTATTTCTCTGGCGGAGCTGGACGCCTTTGATGCCTTCTTTACCGACCTGTACGAAGCCTCGGCCGCGATGGACATTCCAGCACAGACTGCGATTTCCGAAGGGGGGTTGGGTCAGTTCGAAATCAACCTGAACCATCAAGACGTGTTACGCGCCGCCGATGATGCCTGGTTGTTCAAAACCATGGTCCGGGGCATCGCACGCAAGCACGGATTTGCCGCGACATTCATGGCCAAACCCTATGCGGATGAGGCCGGCAACGGCATGCATGTGCATTTTTCTGTTGTCGATCAGGACGGCATCAACGTGTTTGATGATGGCGGCGAAGCGGGGTCTGACTTGCTGCAACACGCTGTGGCGGGTTGTTTGGCTGCAATGCCTGCCAGCACATTGATATTCGCGCCGCACGGCAACTCGTATGACCGGCTGGTGCCTGGGGCCCATGCCCCGACGGGTGCCGCATGGGGGTATGAAAACCGCACCACAGCCATTCGCATTCCCGGCGGCCCGTCCAAGGCGCGGCGGGTCGAACATCGGGTGGCGGGTGGTGACGTCAACCCCTACCTGATGCTGGCCACGGTTCTGGGGGCCGCGATGGTCGGTATCGAAGACAAAATGGTGCCGCCGGCACCGATCCAGGGCAACGCATATGAGGCCACAGACCTGCCGCAACTGTCCGCAGACTGGGGCGCTGCCATCGATGCATTTGAAGCCGATCCGCTGATCGCACGGATACTCCCCCCCATGGCAATCCAAAATCTGGTGATGACCAAACGGCAAGAGTTGGCACTGTTTGAGCAACGCCCCGCTGACACCCACTGGCTGTCCCTGTTGGAAACAGTCTGA
- a CDS encoding type 1 glutamine amidotransferase — translation MKIGILQTGHAPDELIETAGNLDQMFRTLLDGHGFEFETYAVLDGVFPTGPEAADGWLITGSKFGVNDGHDWIAPLEDLIRAIDTKGLPLLGICFGHQIIAKALGGRVEKFEGGWIVGRVNYQHDGKELALNAWHQDQVTKRPARARVLAGNETCANGILAYGDTIWTLQPHPEFNSEFIAGLIEKRGRGVVPDARLDAASEGLDGPVDSAKIANFMADFLKKERA, via the coding sequence ATGAAAATCGGAATTCTGCAAACCGGCCACGCGCCGGACGAGCTGATAGAAACAGCTGGAAACTTAGACCAGATGTTTCGCACGCTGCTGGACGGCCATGGTTTTGAGTTCGAGACCTATGCGGTTTTGGATGGCGTCTTTCCCACTGGCCCCGAAGCGGCAGATGGCTGGTTGATTACCGGATCAAAGTTCGGCGTCAACGACGGTCACGACTGGATAGCGCCGCTTGAGGATCTCATCCGCGCCATCGACACCAAAGGCCTGCCGCTGCTTGGTATTTGCTTCGGCCACCAGATCATCGCCAAGGCGCTGGGTGGTAGGGTCGAAAAATTTGAGGGGGGCTGGATTGTCGGCCGGGTAAATTACCAACATGACGGCAAAGAGCTGGCCCTGAATGCCTGGCATCAGGATCAGGTCACCAAGCGGCCAGCACGTGCGCGTGTTCTGGCTGGAAATGAGACCTGTGCAAACGGCATTCTGGCCTATGGCGACACGATCTGGACGTTGCAGCCGCACCCTGAGTTCAACTCGGAATTCATCGCCGGGCTCATCGAGAAACGAGGCCGTGGCGTGGTCCCCGATGCCCGTCTTGACGCAGCAAGTGAAGGCTTGGACGGGCCGGTTGATTCCGCCAAGATTGCCAATTTCATGGCCGATTTCTTAAAGAAAGAGAGAGCGTAA
- a CDS encoding ABC transporter permease, which produces MSCFQTLQDYGLRSLGMGERLLPRSDFTLCEQFTLIGSGLIWNVYFGVLAIVAGFFLATALAVAKSAQNPIYRKPAEWFIFLFRGSPLFIQFFFAYFLFLQLKTANPFFSPLTSAWLGALLVLFLNTSAYSAEIFYGALRTVPKGDIDAADAYGMTGWSRFRRITWPTMMRLAWPAYTNEAIFMFHATTLVYFSGFPTWRQKGDALYYANYFADKTFNPFVPYPILAFYFILLTLAIIGICGHVNKRLNRHLPKARRSKMKLRMNLIR; this is translated from the coding sequence ATGAGCTGTTTTCAAACCCTGCAGGACTATGGCCTGCGATCTCTTGGAATGGGTGAACGGCTGCTGCCGCGCAGTGACTTTACTCTATGTGAGCAATTTACGCTGATTGGCTCTGGCCTGATCTGGAATGTCTACTTTGGCGTCCTGGCAATTGTGGCAGGGTTTTTTCTGGCCACCGCCCTGGCCGTCGCTAAAAGCGCCCAAAATCCAATCTATCGAAAACCCGCCGAATGGTTCATCTTCCTGTTTCGCGGCTCGCCGCTTTTCATCCAGTTCTTCTTTGCCTATTTCCTGTTCCTGCAACTGAAAACTGCGAATCCGTTCTTTTCGCCGCTGACCTCGGCCTGGCTGGGTGCGCTACTGGTGTTGTTTCTCAATACCTCCGCTTATAGCGCCGAGATCTTTTATGGGGCCCTGCGCACGGTCCCCAAAGGTGACATCGACGCGGCGGATGCCTATGGTATGACGGGCTGGTCCAGGTTCCGCCGGATCACCTGGCCAACCATGATGAGGCTGGCCTGGCCTGCCTATACCAACGAAGCGATCTTTATGTTCCATGCGACCACTCTGGTCTATTTTTCGGGATTTCCCACATGGCGGCAAAAAGGCGACGCATTGTATTATGCCAACTATTTCGCTGACAAAACTTTCAATCCGTTTGTTCCCTACCCAATCCTGGCGTTCTATTTTATCCTGCTGACACTGGCGATCATTGGGATATGTGGTCATGTGAACAAGCGTTTGAACCGTCACTTGCCAAAGGCGCGGCGCAGCAAGATGAAATTGCGGATGAACCTGATCCGGTGA
- a CDS encoding DegT/DnrJ/EryC1/StrS family aminotransferase encodes MQVPNVHDAEPIPAAAREAIDALMASGDLFRYTAPQNAPVALLEQEFAELLGSKYALAVSSCSAALFLSLMALDLPRDARVLIPGFTFAAVPSSVVHANCIPVLCEVGENYRINLTDFEAKLSQDISAVLISHMRGHTSDMDAILALCEARDIPVIEDAAHSLGTTWNGANIGTLGRIGCFSFQSYKMINAGEGGILITDDADLVARAVIMSGAYEHNWQKHKGPRGDNSPDLAQAFAKWQNQLPLYNLRMSNLSAAVIRPQLPELMRRVRDGRTNHDYVAERLNASPVLHVPAPLPPEVRAPDSIQFNLVNMDAQEVQCFAAATEARGVKVQIFGLSNDNARAFWNWQFLQDLPELPQTRAMLMKACDVRLPVRLTQAELDVIVDILLDSAIEAKDRAAA; translated from the coding sequence ATGCAAGTTCCTAACGTACATGACGCCGAACCCATCCCCGCTGCGGCCCGCGAGGCTATCGATGCCCTGATGGCATCTGGGGATTTGTTTCGCTATACGGCGCCACAGAATGCGCCTGTCGCTCTACTGGAGCAAGAATTTGCCGAGCTGTTGGGCAGCAAATACGCGCTGGCGGTTTCTTCCTGCTCGGCAGCGCTGTTTCTCTCTCTGATGGCTTTGGACCTGCCCCGCGACGCACGGGTGCTGATTCCGGGCTTTACCTTTGCTGCTGTCCCGTCTTCGGTTGTGCATGCCAATTGCATCCCGGTCCTGTGCGAAGTCGGCGAGAACTACCGCATCAATTTGACCGATTTTGAGGCCAAGCTAAGCCAGGATATCTCAGCCGTGCTGATCAGCCACATGCGCGGTCATACCTCGGATATGGATGCCATTCTGGCCCTATGCGAGGCCCGTGACATTCCGGTGATCGAGGATGCAGCCCATTCGCTTGGCACCACATGGAACGGTGCAAACATCGGCACCCTTGGCCGCATCGGCTGTTTCTCGTTTCAATCCTACAAAATGATCAACGCAGGCGAAGGTGGCATCCTGATCACGGATGATGCTGATCTGGTGGCCCGTGCGGTGATCATGTCCGGCGCCTATGAACACAATTGGCAAAAACACAAAGGCCCCCGAGGCGACAACTCTCCCGATCTGGCGCAGGCCTTTGCCAAATGGCAGAACCAGTTGCCGCTGTATAACCTGCGGATGAGCAACCTGTCGGCAGCCGTGATCCGCCCGCAATTGCCCGAGCTGATGCGCCGGGTTCGCGATGGCCGCACCAACCACGACTATGTCGCCGAGCGGCTGAACGCTTCGCCAGTGCTCCACGTGCCAGCGCCGCTTCCACCCGAAGTGCGCGCACCGGATTCGATCCAGTTCAATCTGGTCAACATGGATGCGCAAGAGGTCCAGTGCTTCGCGGCAGCAACCGAAGCCCGCGGTGTCAAAGTACAGATTTTCGGCCTGTCCAATGACAACGCCCGCGCCTTTTGGAACTGGCAATTCCTGCAGGACCTGCCCGAACTGCCGCAAACCCGTGCTATGTTGATGAAGGCCTGCGACGTGCGTTTGCCTGTCCGTTTGACACAGGCCGAGCTGGACGTGATTGTGGATATCCTGCTCGACTCGGCGATCGAGGCCAAAGACCGGGCAGCCGCCTGA
- a CDS encoding NAD(P)/FAD-dependent oxidoreductase, whose translation MGLNLLHSNDRKGLYPDSWYAATANMLNRFDALDGDVRADVCIVGGGYTGLSATLHLAEAGLSVVLLEAHRVGFGASGRNGGQLGSGQRLDQQGLEALMGDPEAAKLWQLGEEAKDLVKSLIQRHDIKCDLKPGVAWTGSSAADVAHLHDYGAHLQDRYGYESLDILDQQACHQMCPSPDYRGGILDHGAGHLHPLNYALGLAQAAAAAGARICEQSEVVDIEPGPQVKVRTDQGRVTADHLILACNGYLGGLNSQVAARVMPINNFIVATEPLGDDAAKVLAQDVAVADSRFVVNYFRLSADKRLLFGGGESYGYKFPSNIEAVVRKPMTQVFPHLHDVKVDYAWGGTLGITMKRMPYLARLSPNVLSASGYSGHGVGTATHAGQLMALAIQGQADGFETMARVPAPSFPGGSSLRSPLLVLAMTWYALRDRLGI comes from the coding sequence ATGGGCTTGAACCTGCTGCACAGCAATGACCGTAAGGGCCTGTATCCGGACAGTTGGTACGCCGCGACGGCCAACATGTTGAATCGTTTTGACGCATTGGATGGCGACGTTCGTGCAGATGTCTGCATCGTTGGCGGCGGCTATACAGGATTGTCTGCCACGCTGCATCTGGCCGAGGCCGGGCTTAGTGTTGTTCTGCTTGAGGCACACCGGGTGGGTTTTGGCGCCTCGGGGCGCAATGGCGGCCAGTTGGGCAGTGGGCAGCGTCTGGATCAACAGGGGCTAGAGGCACTGATGGGCGACCCCGAGGCCGCAAAACTGTGGCAATTGGGCGAAGAGGCCAAGGATCTGGTGAAATCTCTGATCCAACGCCATGATATTAAATGCGACCTGAAGCCCGGTGTGGCCTGGACCGGATCCAGTGCCGCAGACGTTGCGCATCTTCACGATTACGGGGCACACCTGCAGGATCGCTATGGCTATGAATCTCTAGACATCCTTGATCAACAGGCCTGCCATCAGATGTGCCCCTCTCCCGATTATCGTGGTGGGATTCTGGACCACGGAGCTGGCCACCTACATCCGCTGAACTATGCGCTGGGACTGGCTCAGGCGGCGGCAGCGGCGGGTGCGCGCATTTGCGAGCAGAGCGAAGTTGTGGACATCGAACCGGGGCCACAGGTTAAAGTCAGAACTGACCAAGGCCGCGTCACAGCGGATCATCTGATTCTGGCCTGCAATGGCTATCTTGGTGGGCTCAATTCACAAGTGGCCGCAAGGGTCATGCCCATCAACAATTTCATTGTCGCAACCGAACCGCTTGGCGATGATGCCGCCAAGGTACTGGCGCAGGATGTGGCCGTGGCCGACAGCAGGTTTGTGGTCAATTACTTCCGGCTAAGTGCCGACAAAAGGCTGCTGTTTGGTGGTGGCGAAAGCTACGGTTACAAGTTTCCGTCAAATATCGAAGCCGTGGTTCGCAAGCCAATGACACAGGTCTTTCCGCATCTGCATGATGTCAAAGTCGATTACGCCTGGGGCGGCACCCTGGGCATTACCATGAAACGGATGCCTTATCTGGCCCGTCTTTCACCCAATGTCCTGTCTGCCTCGGGGTATTCTGGTCACGGCGTTGGCACCGCCACCCATGCCGGTCAACTTATGGCGCTGGCAATTCAGGGCCAGGCTGACGGGTTTGAGACCATGGCACGGGTGCCTGCACCGTCATTCCCCGGTGGCTCCAGCTTGCGCTCGCCACTGCTGGTTCTGGCAATGACTTGGTACGCCCTGCGCGATCGCCTAGGGATCTGA
- a CDS encoding ABC transporter ATP-binding protein, whose translation MTDTAPVLEIRGLHKSYGDLEVIKGVDIAAHRGDVVSLIGSSGSGKSTLLRCCNLLEDSQQGDILFKGEPISWNGQGLARRPSDSKQVLRIRTNLSMVFQQFNLWAHMTILQNVMEAPVTVLGRDRAEAEVEARRYLDKVGIGDKCDAFPAQLSGGQQQRAAIARALCMEPQALLFDEPTSALDPELEQEVVKVIKDLAAEGRTMLIVTHDMKLAADVSDTVVFLHQGLVEEKGSPDEVFGNTQSERLRGFLAATRH comes from the coding sequence TTGACTGACACAGCACCTGTTCTGGAAATTCGCGGCCTGCACAAATCTTATGGCGACCTTGAAGTCATCAAGGGAGTTGATATCGCTGCCCATCGAGGCGACGTGGTATCGTTGATCGGTTCGTCCGGGTCTGGTAAATCCACCTTGCTGCGGTGCTGTAACCTGCTGGAAGACAGCCAACAGGGCGATATCTTGTTCAAAGGTGAACCCATCTCATGGAACGGCCAGGGCCTGGCCCGTCGCCCCTCGGACTCCAAGCAGGTTCTGCGCATCCGGACCAATCTCAGCATGGTGTTCCAGCAGTTTAATCTGTGGGCCCATATGACAATCCTGCAAAACGTAATGGAGGCACCGGTCACCGTGTTGGGCCGCGACCGAGCCGAGGCAGAGGTCGAAGCGCGCCGCTATCTGGACAAGGTTGGTATTGGCGATAAATGCGATGCTTTCCCGGCCCAACTGTCCGGTGGCCAACAGCAACGCGCCGCAATTGCCCGCGCCCTCTGCATGGAACCTCAGGCGTTGCTCTTCGATGAGCCGACCTCGGCACTCGATCCTGAACTAGAACAGGAAGTGGTCAAGGTGATCAAAGATCTGGCCGCCGAAGGTCGCACAATGCTGATCGTCACCCACGACATGAAACTGGCCGCCGATGTGTCAGACACTGTCGTGTTTCTGCACCAGGGCCTGGTCGAAGAAAAGGGATCGCCAGACGAGGTGTTTGGCAATACCCAATCCGAACGGTTGCGCGGCTTTCTGGCCGCCACACGTCACTGA
- a CDS encoding glutamine synthetase family protein — translation MSDWSNSLPDAAKSYLEGRRLDEVECIVSDLPGIARGKAVPASKFARQDYFHLPDSIFYQTVTGDWGEAAGDGGFIEKDMVLRPDMSTATAAPWTGDWTLQVIHDAFDSAGEPIPFSPRNVLKRVVDLYTAKGWKPVVAPEMEFFLVARNTDPLQEIKPMMGRSGRPAAARQAYSMTAVDEFGPVIDDIYDFAEAQGFEIDGITQEGGAGQLEINLVHGDPVKLADEVFYFKRLIREAALRHDCYATFMAKPIANEPGSAMHIHHSILDIETGENIFSGPQGGETDAFYHFIGGLQTHLPSAIAVLAPYVNSYRRYVKDHAAPINLSWARDNRTTGIRVPLSSVNARRVENRIAGMDCNPYLGIAASLACGYLGLVEENRPSKQFKGDAYAADEDIPRVMGDALDMFDEAKALHGVLGEDFARVYSIVKRAEYDEFLQVISPWEREHLLLNV, via the coding sequence ATGTCCGACTGGAGCAACAGCCTGCCCGACGCCGCTAAGAGCTATCTTGAAGGCCGTCGCCTTGACGAAGTTGAATGCATTGTCTCGGATCTGCCCGGCATTGCGCGCGGCAAGGCTGTCCCTGCATCGAAGTTCGCCCGGCAGGATTATTTTCACCTTCCCGACAGCATCTTCTATCAGACGGTCACCGGTGACTGGGGGGAAGCCGCAGGCGATGGTGGGTTCATCGAAAAAGACATGGTTCTGCGCCCTGACATGAGTACCGCAACAGCGGCGCCCTGGACTGGCGACTGGACCCTGCAGGTCATCCATGACGCGTTTGACAGCGCTGGTGAGCCAATCCCCTTTTCTCCGCGCAACGTTTTGAAGCGGGTGGTTGATCTTTATACCGCCAAGGGTTGGAAGCCGGTTGTCGCACCAGAAATGGAGTTTTTCCTGGTAGCCCGCAACACCGACCCTCTGCAGGAAATCAAACCCATGATGGGCCGCTCGGGCCGCCCAGCCGCCGCCCGTCAGGCCTATTCGATGACGGCCGTTGATGAATTTGGCCCGGTGATTGACGACATCTACGATTTTGCCGAGGCCCAGGGTTTTGAAATCGACGGTATCACCCAAGAGGGCGGCGCCGGTCAGCTTGAGATCAACCTGGTGCACGGTGACCCGGTCAAGCTGGCGGATGAGGTGTTCTATTTCAAACGGCTAATCCGTGAAGCGGCGTTGCGGCACGATTGCTATGCTACCTTCATGGCCAAGCCCATCGCCAATGAACCGGGCTCGGCCATGCATATCCACCACTCGATTCTGGACATTGAGACCGGCGAGAATATCTTCTCCGGACCACAGGGGGGGGAAACAGACGCATTCTACCACTTTATTGGTGGCTTGCAGACGCATCTGCCCTCGGCAATTGCAGTCCTGGCGCCTTATGTGAATTCTTACCGCCGTTATGTGAAAGATCACGCAGCCCCAATCAACCTAAGCTGGGCCCGCGACAACCGGACCACCGGAATCAGGGTGCCTTTGTCCAGTGTGAATGCACGCCGGGTGGAGAACCGCATTGCCGGTATGGATTGCAACCCCTACCTGGGCATCGCCGCCTCGCTGGCCTGTGGTTATTTGGGATTGGTGGAAGAAAACCGCCCCAGCAAACAGTTCAAGGGCGACGCCTATGCCGCCGACGAAGATATCCCCCGCGTGATGGGCGACGCGCTGGACATGTTCGACGAGGCCAAAGCGCTACACGGTGTCTTGGGTGAAGATTTTGCCCGGGTCTATTCAATTGTGAAGCGGGCTGAATATGACGAATTTCTGCAGGTGATCTCTCCCTGGGAACGCGAGCACTTACTGCTGAACGTCTAA
- a CDS encoding phosphate/phosphite/phosphonate ABC transporter substrate-binding protein codes for MIAHLGMYDRPETAAANDAFWSAIQAQLGNGPDSLTRGVDFWEIWRSPDLLLSQTCGMPYRTRLYSEVQLVGSPDYGLPGCPPGYYNSVIVAHKTRQGAALAEFDGQRFAYNEALSQSGWSAPITHLRARHLMPGDLLESGSHQDSALAVAEGRADFASLDSLTWELIQKYDGFATDLVVIDRTDPTPVLPYITAMGRDAKPLFMAIKTAISDLSQDHRDTLHLKGLLAIPAADYLAVPTPLGPALMVHQGRDPGL; via the coding sequence GTGATTGCTCATCTTGGGATGTATGACCGGCCTGAAACAGCGGCAGCCAATGACGCGTTCTGGTCTGCGATTCAAGCACAGCTGGGCAACGGCCCTGACAGCCTGACACGTGGTGTCGATTTTTGGGAGATCTGGCGATCGCCCGATTTACTGTTGTCACAGACCTGCGGCATGCCCTACCGCACCCGTCTTTACAGCGAAGTCCAGCTGGTCGGATCGCCAGACTATGGCCTGCCGGGCTGCCCGCCAGGTTATTACAATAGTGTCATCGTGGCCCACAAAACCCGACAGGGGGCCGCACTTGCAGAATTTGACGGTCAACGCTTTGCCTATAACGAGGCTCTGTCTCAATCTGGCTGGTCGGCGCCAATCACGCATCTCCGCGCCCGGCACCTGATGCCCGGTGACCTATTGGAAAGCGGCAGCCATCAGGACTCGGCGCTGGCTGTGGCCGAAGGCCGTGCCGATTTTGCGTCTCTGGATTCGCTGACCTGGGAGCTCATTCAGAAGTACGACGGCTTTGCCACTGATCTGGTGGTGATTGACCGGACGGATCCCACCCCGGTGTTGCCCTATATCACCGCCATGGGTCGCGATGCCAAACCTTTGTTTATGGCGATCAAGACTGCTATTTCCGACCTCTCCCAAGACCATAGGGACACGCTACACCTGAAGGGTCTGCTGGCGATTCCCGCTGCCGATTACCTGGCTGTCCCAACGCCTTTGGGGCCCGCTTTGATGGTGCATCAGGGACGTGACCCCGGTTTGTGA
- a CDS encoding TerB family tellurite resistance protein — protein sequence MFKDLLNKLLQPIPSTLAPQDARLALTALLVRIARSDHNYADVEQDRIDRITASRYGLELGEATLLREQAEAMEAEAPDTVRFTRAIKEAVAYEDRIGVIEALWQVVLADGHRDNSEDAILRLSANLLGVSDIDSAQARQRVEKAL from the coding sequence ATGTTTAAGGATTTGCTGAATAAGCTATTGCAACCCATTCCCTCGACGCTGGCCCCACAAGACGCCCGCCTGGCGCTGACTGCACTATTGGTGCGCATTGCCCGCTCGGATCACAATTACGCAGATGTTGAACAGGATCGCATCGATCGCATCACCGCCTCTCGTTATGGGCTGGAACTGGGCGAGGCCACTCTTTTGCGGGAACAGGCCGAAGCCATGGAAGCCGAAGCACCCGACACGGTCCGTTTTACCCGCGCCATCAAAGAGGCCGTCGCTTATGAGGATCGCATTGGCGTTATCGAGGCGCTGTGGCAGGTGGTTTTAGCCGACGGTCATCGCGACAACAGTGAAGATGCGATATTACGCCTCTCCGCCAATCTTCTGGGTGTCAGCGATATCGACAGCGCTCAGGCGCGTCAGCGTGTGGAGAAAGCACTGTGA